Proteins encoded by one window of Quadrisphaera setariae:
- the ftsZ gene encoding cell division protein FtsZ: MAAPQNYLAVIKVVGVGGGGVNAVNRMIEVGLKGVEFIAVNTDAQALLMSDADVKLDVGRELTRGLGAGADPEVGRKAAEDHAEEIEEVLRGADMVFVTAGEGGGTGTGGAPVVARMARALGALTIGVVTRPFTFEGRRRATSAESGIAELREQVDTLIVIPNDRLLSISDRGVSVLDAFKSADQVLLSGVQGITDLITTPGLINLDFADVKSVMSNAGSALMGIGSSRGDNRAVEAAELAISSPLLEASIDGAHGVLLSIQGGSDLGLFEINEAARMVQEAAHPEANIIFGAVIDDALGDEVRVTVIAAGFDGGVPQARRDERRAEPAPAAVSLPRTPSVPTGGAPGRPAHSGFGAGPSGPVAPRTGQQPAVAAPARAAAPRTGQTPAVPADRPSWQQPARAAAPAPSAYGEQAPARQQPAPQADVRDGRVDRDGYGEQYDAGYSDWRSPQGTPSALDDGPGAEPAPAYATGALPGQYDGGHNGVHTGSHSAVEREPARARYGRSEPEDLDVPDFLK, from the coding sequence GTGGCGGCACCGCAGAACTACTTGGCGGTCATCAAGGTGGTGGGCGTGGGCGGGGGCGGCGTGAACGCCGTGAACCGCATGATCGAGGTCGGCCTCAAGGGGGTCGAGTTCATCGCCGTCAACACCGATGCGCAGGCGCTGCTGATGAGCGACGCCGACGTCAAGCTCGACGTCGGCCGCGAGCTCACCCGCGGCCTGGGCGCCGGCGCCGACCCCGAGGTGGGGCGCAAGGCGGCTGAGGACCACGCCGAGGAGATCGAGGAGGTCCTGCGCGGGGCCGACATGGTCTTCGTGACCGCCGGCGAGGGCGGCGGCACCGGCACCGGCGGTGCGCCCGTGGTAGCCCGCATGGCCCGCGCCCTCGGCGCGCTGACCATCGGCGTCGTCACCCGGCCGTTCACGTTCGAGGGGCGCCGGCGCGCCACCAGCGCGGAGTCCGGCATCGCCGAGCTGCGCGAACAGGTCGACACGCTCATCGTCATCCCGAACGACCGCTTGCTGTCCATCAGCGACCGCGGCGTCAGCGTGCTGGACGCCTTCAAGTCGGCGGACCAGGTCCTGCTGTCCGGCGTCCAGGGCATCACCGACCTCATCACCACGCCGGGCCTGATCAACCTCGACTTCGCCGACGTGAAGTCGGTCATGAGCAACGCGGGCTCCGCGCTCATGGGCATCGGCTCCTCCCGCGGCGACAACCGCGCGGTGGAGGCCGCCGAGCTGGCGATCTCCTCGCCGCTGCTCGAGGCCAGCATCGACGGCGCCCACGGCGTGCTGCTGTCCATCCAGGGCGGTTCCGACCTCGGCCTGTTCGAGATCAACGAGGCCGCGCGGATGGTGCAGGAGGCCGCCCACCCGGAGGCCAACATCATCTTCGGCGCCGTCATCGACGACGCCCTGGGCGACGAGGTGCGCGTCACCGTCATCGCCGCCGGCTTCGACGGCGGCGTGCCGCAGGCGCGCCGTGACGAGCGTCGCGCCGAGCCGGCCCCTGCTGCGGTCTCGCTGCCCCGCACGCCGTCGGTCCCCACGGGTGGCGCGCCCGGGCGACCCGCCCACAGCGGCTTCGGCGCCGGTCCCTCGGGCCCCGTCGCCCCGCGCACCGGCCAGCAGCCCGCCGTCGCCGCCCCGGCGCGCGCCGCGGCTCCCCGCACCGGCCAGACGCCGGCCGTGCCGGCCGACCGCCCGAGCTGGCAGCAGCCGGCCCGGGCCGCCGCCCCGGCTCCCTCCGCCTACGGCGAGCAGGCCCCGGCGCGCCAGCAGCCCGCCCCCCAGGCCGACGTGCGCGACGGACGGGTCGACCGCGACGGCTACGGCGAGCAGTACGACGCCGGCTACAGCGACTGGCGCAGCCCCCAGGGCACGCCCAGCGCGCTGGACGACGGGCCGGGCGCCGAGCCCGCCCCCGCCTACGCCACGGGTGCCCTGCCCGGCCAGTACGACGGCGGGCACAACGGCGTCCACACCGGCAGCCACAGCGCGGTGGAGCGCGAGCCCGCCCGCGCCCGCTACGGCCGCTCCGAGCCGGAGGACCTCGACGTCCCCGACTTCCTGAAGTAG
- a CDS encoding YggS family pyridoxal phosphate enzyme, giving the protein MTQGEARVDRAAELAENLADVRRRVAEAEAAAGRPAGSVHLVVVTKTFPAEDVRLLAGCGATDVGESREPEAGLKARACADLPLRWHQVGQVQTKKAAAVAAWADVVHSADRERLVAALARGHARSVEEGLRPEGHVLDVLVQVDLADDEDRDPGRGGAAVGDVPALAEAVAASEGLRLAGVMAVAPAGVDPRGPFERLAQVAARVRAEHPGAAVVSAGMSGDLEEAVVAGATHVRVGRAVLGARPPIV; this is encoded by the coding sequence GTGACCCAGGGAGAGGCGCGGGTGGACAGGGCGGCCGAGCTCGCGGAGAACCTCGCGGACGTGCGGCGGCGCGTGGCTGAGGCGGAGGCTGCAGCCGGCAGGCCCGCGGGGTCGGTGCACCTGGTGGTGGTGACCAAGACCTTCCCCGCCGAGGACGTGCGGCTGCTGGCCGGCTGCGGTGCCACCGACGTGGGGGAGAGCCGTGAGCCGGAGGCTGGCCTGAAGGCCCGCGCGTGCGCCGACCTCCCGCTGCGCTGGCACCAGGTGGGGCAGGTGCAGACCAAGAAGGCCGCCGCGGTGGCGGCCTGGGCCGACGTCGTGCACTCCGCGGACCGGGAGCGCCTGGTCGCGGCGCTCGCGCGCGGCCACGCCCGGTCCGTGGAGGAGGGGCTGCGCCCCGAGGGGCACGTCCTGGACGTGCTCGTGCAGGTGGACCTCGCCGACGACGAGGACCGCGACCCCGGCCGCGGCGGCGCAGCCGTCGGCGACGTGCCCGCTCTGGCGGAGGCGGTCGCTGCCAGCGAGGGGCTGCGGCTGGCGGGGGTCATGGCGGTGGCGCCGGCGGGGGTGGACCCCCGGGGGCCCTTCGAGCGGCTCGCGCAGGTGGCGGCCCGGGTGCGGGCGGAGCACCCGGGGGCGGCGGTCGTCTCCGCCGGCATGAGCGGGGACCTGGAGGAAGCGGTCGTGGCTGGCGCGACGCACGTGCGTGTCGGTCGCGCCGTGCTGGGCGCGAGGCCGCCGATCGTGTAA
- a CDS encoding DivIVA domain-containing protein, whose translation MALTPEDVVNKRFQPTKFREGYDQDEVDDFLDEVVGELRRLTAENEQLQQSLTACERRVTELSRSGGATGPVPQQVAPAPVAAQAPPAPVMGGQGLESATGMLALAQKLHDDFVRSGEEQRDQILGEAKERASRLVREAEEKHRQTLGSLEQERSLLERKIDELRIFERDYRNRMKSYLESQLRDLETRNSAGSQNGRPAPPAAQDVGYAFGGGAS comes from the coding sequence ATGGCGCTGACGCCCGAGGACGTCGTCAACAAGCGGTTCCAGCCCACCAAGTTCCGTGAGGGCTACGACCAGGACGAGGTCGACGACTTCCTCGACGAGGTCGTGGGTGAGCTGCGCCGCCTGACGGCGGAGAACGAGCAGCTGCAGCAGAGCCTGACGGCCTGCGAGCGGCGCGTGACCGAGCTCAGCCGGAGCGGCGGGGCCACCGGCCCCGTCCCGCAGCAGGTGGCCCCGGCGCCCGTCGCGGCCCAGGCCCCGCCGGCCCCCGTCATGGGCGGCCAGGGGCTGGAGTCGGCCACCGGCATGCTCGCGCTCGCCCAGAAGCTCCACGACGACTTCGTCCGCTCCGGTGAGGAGCAGCGAGACCAGATCCTCGGCGAGGCCAAGGAGCGCGCGTCGCGCCTGGTGCGCGAGGCCGAGGAGAAGCACCGCCAGACCCTCGGCAGCCTCGAGCAGGAGCGCTCGCTCCTGGAGCGCAAGATCGACGAGCTGCGGATCTTCGAACGCGACTACCGCAACCGCATGAAGTCGTACCTGGAGTCGCAGCTGCGCGACCTCGAGACCCGCAACAGCGCCGGGTCCCAGAACGGCCGCCCGGCTCCGCCGGCCGCCCAGGACGTGGGCTACGCCTTCGGTGGCGGTGCTAGCTGA
- a CDS encoding YggT family protein, with protein MSLIFQLLYLVVLLFFVLLIGRLVLEWVQVFSRDWRPRGAVLVIAETVYTVTDPPLRGLRRVIKPIRLGSIQLDLAFIILALGCSLLMSVLQTAARASA; from the coding sequence GTGAGCCTGATCTTCCAGCTGCTGTACCTCGTCGTGCTGCTCTTCTTCGTGCTGCTGATCGGTCGGCTGGTGCTGGAGTGGGTGCAGGTCTTCTCGCGCGACTGGCGACCGCGCGGGGCGGTGCTCGTCATCGCCGAGACCGTCTACACGGTCACCGACCCCCCGCTGCGCGGGCTGAGGCGCGTGATCAAGCCCATCCGCCTCGGCAGCATCCAGCTCGACCTGGCCTTCATCATCCTCGCGCTGGGCTGCTCGCTGCTCATGAGCGTGCTGCAGACCGCGGCCCGCGCGTCGGCCTGA
- a CDS encoding polyphenol oxidase family protein, translating to MASPPDLSAFPDPSSSGPASRASRAARTTWRRELSGGPVLALSGGADLADHTGGDVEAARAARAALAADVGVPPDRLLVARQVHGATAVLARGPWDGQPPEADAMVTDAPGLALAVLVADCVPVLLADPAAGVVAVAHAGRRGMDSGVVGAAVALMVEVGAQPSRTRAVLGPSVCGRCYEVPAAMRQEVAERHPVVATRTWTGTPALDVAAGVLEQLADLGVAAEQLPGCTVEDGALGSVRRSGPQAPRWAGLAWRRERA from the coding sequence ATGGCGAGCCCGCCCGACCTCTCCGCGTTCCCCGACCCCTCGTCCAGCGGTCCCGCGTCGAGGGCGTCTCGCGCCGCCCGGACGACCTGGCGCCGCGAGCTGTCCGGCGGCCCCGTCCTGGCGCTCTCCGGCGGCGCCGACCTCGCCGACCACACCGGCGGGGACGTCGAGGCGGCGCGAGCGGCCCGGGCGGCGCTGGCCGCCGACGTCGGCGTCCCGCCCGACCGGCTGCTCGTGGCGCGGCAGGTGCACGGCGCGACCGCCGTGCTGGCCCGCGGCCCGTGGGACGGCCAGCCGCCGGAGGCGGACGCGATGGTCACCGATGCGCCCGGCCTCGCCCTCGCGGTGCTCGTGGCCGACTGCGTGCCGGTGCTCCTCGCCGACCCGGCCGCCGGCGTGGTGGCCGTCGCCCACGCGGGCCGGCGCGGCATGGACTCGGGTGTGGTGGGGGCCGCGGTCGCGCTCATGGTGGAGGTGGGGGCGCAGCCCTCGCGGACGCGCGCCGTGCTCGGGCCGTCGGTGTGCGGCCGCTGCTACGAGGTGCCGGCGGCGATGCGCCAGGAGGTGGCGGAGCGGCACCCCGTGGTGGCGACGCGCACGTGGACCGGCACCCCCGCCCTCGACGTGGCCGCCGGCGTGCTGGAGCAGCTCGCCGACCTCGGGGTGGCCGCCGAGCAGCTGCCGGGCTGCACCGTGGAGGACGGCGCGCTGGGATCCGTGCGGCGTTCGGGGCCGCAGGCGCCGCGGTGGGCGGGCCTGGCCTGGAGGAGGGAGCGGGCGTGA
- a CDS encoding UDP-N-acetylglucosamine--N-acetylmuramyl-(pentapeptide) pyrophosphoryl-undecaprenol N-acetylglucosamine transferase, producing the protein MSAAAAPARPLAVLLAGGGTTGHVSPLLALADCLRRRDPATGVLVLGTNEGLEARLVPARGYELAVVPRVPLPRKPSTALLRLPGRLLSAVRAAERAIVEAGEAVGAPRADVVVGVGGYVAVPAYLAARRMGVPVVVHEANFRPGVANRLGAKLTAHVATTFPGTDLHGRGGTGELTGLPMRTEVTRLDRGARRAEARAAFDLHPDAPTLLVTGGSLGAQRLNTAVVEGAAALLAALPGGGPAPQVLHLTGAGKAVTPSGLPDGAVYRVLEYTDRMDLAYAAADLVLCRAGAGTVCETTAVGLPAVYVPLPIGNGEQRHNAAGAVAAGSALLVDDADVTADWVRGPLRDLLTDADGAHRLAAMTAAAATSSVAAGARDGDERLADLVERAAGRPTPAGRGSGEAR; encoded by the coding sequence ATGAGCGCGGCCGCAGCCCCCGCGAGGCCGCTGGCGGTGCTGCTCGCCGGCGGTGGCACCACCGGGCACGTCTCTCCGCTGCTGGCCCTGGCCGACTGCCTGCGCCGCCGCGACCCCGCCACCGGCGTGCTGGTGCTCGGCACCAACGAGGGGCTCGAGGCCCGGCTCGTGCCCGCCCGGGGCTACGAGCTGGCGGTGGTGCCGCGGGTGCCCCTGCCCCGCAAGCCCTCGACGGCGCTGCTGCGCCTGCCCGGTCGCCTGCTGAGCGCGGTGCGCGCCGCCGAGCGCGCCATCGTGGAGGCGGGCGAGGCGGTGGGCGCCCCGCGCGCCGACGTCGTCGTCGGTGTGGGCGGCTACGTGGCGGTGCCGGCCTACCTCGCGGCGCGCCGGATGGGCGTGCCCGTGGTGGTGCACGAGGCCAACTTCCGCCCCGGGGTGGCCAACCGCCTCGGCGCCAAGCTCACCGCCCACGTCGCCACGACCTTCCCGGGCACCGACCTGCACGGCCGCGGCGGCACCGGTGAGCTGACGGGGCTGCCCATGCGCACCGAGGTGACCCGGCTCGACCGGGGGGCTCGCCGCGCCGAGGCGCGCGCCGCCTTCGACCTGCACCCCGACGCCCCCACCCTGCTCGTCACCGGAGGGTCGCTGGGCGCGCAGCGGCTCAACACGGCCGTGGTCGAGGGCGCGGCGGCGCTGCTGGCCGCGCTGCCCGGCGGGGGACCGGCGCCGCAGGTGCTGCACCTCACCGGCGCGGGCAAGGCCGTGACGCCGTCGGGGCTGCCGGACGGTGCCGTCTACCGGGTGCTGGAGTACACCGACCGCATGGACCTCGCCTACGCCGCCGCAGACCTCGTCCTCTGCCGCGCCGGCGCCGGCACGGTCTGCGAGACCACGGCCGTCGGGCTGCCCGCGGTGTACGTGCCGCTGCCCATCGGCAACGGCGAGCAGCGGCACAACGCCGCCGGTGCGGTCGCCGCGGGGTCCGCCCTGCTCGTGGACGACGCCGACGTCACCGCCGACTGGGTCCGCGGCCCCCTGCGCGACCTGCTCACCGACGCCGACGGCGCCCACCGGCTGGCGGCGATGACTGCGGCGGCGGCGACGTCCTCGGTGGCGGCCGGTGCTCGCGACGGCGACGAGCGCCTCGCCGACCTCGTGGAGCGCGCCGCCGGGCGGCCGACGCCTGCTGGCAGGGGAAGCGGGGAGGCGCGGTGA
- the murC gene encoding UDP-N-acetylmuramate--L-alanine ligase yields MSARFDLAAAVPPLSELGAVHFIGVGGVGVSGVARIMLERGVTVSGSDAKDLPVMDALRALGGRVAAGFDPERLHGADTVVAGSAIREDNPELAAARAAGVRVLHRSQGLASLMAGLRGVAVAGTNGKTTTTAMLVATLARTGADPSFAVGGELVGVGTNARHGSGDVFVAEADESDSSFLVYAPEVSVVTNVQPDHLDHHGDYAGVQAAFAAFAERIRPGGVLVACADDPGSAALGAAFRAREADAADAGAGRRVVTFGGAPEADVRVSAADASGGRIAFDLTATPGAAGPLAPGGWSGRVQLAVPGWHNALDAAAAWAAAVALGTDPAAARDGLEAFAGTRRRFEPRGEAGGVRVYDDYAHNPAKVTAAVATGRQVAGDGRLVVAFQPHLYSRTRDFAAEFAQALSGADDVLVMDVYAAREDPVPGVTGALVADRVAPPARAAFEPVWSAVAPALVERARPGDLVLTIGAGDVTAVAAEVLALLEARAAGGPGKGSGPGEEATA; encoded by the coding sequence GTGAGCGCCAGGTTCGACCTCGCCGCCGCGGTGCCGCCGCTGTCCGAGCTCGGCGCGGTGCACTTCATCGGCGTGGGCGGGGTGGGGGTCTCCGGGGTCGCGCGGATCATGCTCGAGCGCGGCGTGACCGTCTCCGGCAGCGACGCGAAGGACCTCCCGGTCATGGACGCGCTGCGGGCCCTCGGCGGCCGCGTGGCCGCCGGGTTCGACCCGGAGCGCCTCCACGGGGCCGACACGGTGGTGGCCGGTTCCGCCATCCGCGAGGACAACCCCGAGCTGGCCGCCGCCCGCGCCGCGGGGGTGCGGGTGCTGCACCGCTCGCAGGGGCTCGCCTCGCTCATGGCCGGCCTGCGCGGGGTGGCCGTGGCAGGCACCAACGGCAAGACCACCACCACGGCGATGCTCGTGGCGACGCTGGCCCGCACCGGGGCCGACCCGTCCTTCGCGGTGGGGGGCGAGCTGGTCGGGGTGGGCACCAACGCCCGGCACGGCTCCGGTGACGTGTTCGTGGCGGAGGCCGACGAGTCCGACTCGAGCTTCCTGGTGTACGCCCCCGAGGTGTCCGTGGTCACCAACGTCCAGCCCGACCACCTCGACCACCACGGCGACTACGCCGGCGTGCAGGCCGCCTTCGCCGCCTTCGCCGAGCGCATCCGGCCCGGTGGGGTGCTCGTGGCCTGCGCCGACGACCCCGGCTCCGCCGCGCTCGGCGCTGCCTTCCGGGCGCGCGAGGCCGACGCCGCCGACGCCGGTGCCGGCCGGCGCGTGGTGACCTTCGGCGGTGCGCCCGAGGCCGACGTGCGCGTCAGCGCCGCCGACGCCTCCGGCGGGCGGATCGCCTTCGACCTCACCGCCACCCCCGGAGCCGCCGGCCCGCTCGCGCCCGGAGGCTGGAGCGGGCGCGTGCAGCTGGCCGTGCCCGGCTGGCACAACGCCCTCGACGCCGCGGCCGCGTGGGCCGCGGCCGTGGCGCTCGGCACCGACCCCGCCGCGGCGCGCGACGGCCTGGAGGCGTTCGCCGGCACCCGGCGCCGCTTCGAGCCGCGCGGCGAGGCCGGAGGCGTGCGCGTCTACGACGACTACGCCCACAACCCCGCCAAGGTGACCGCCGCGGTGGCCACCGGCCGCCAGGTGGCCGGCGACGGGCGCCTCGTGGTGGCCTTCCAGCCGCACCTGTACTCGCGCACCCGCGACTTCGCCGCCGAGTTCGCCCAGGCCCTGTCCGGCGCGGACGACGTCCTGGTCATGGACGTCTACGCCGCCCGGGAGGACCCGGTGCCCGGTGTCACCGGGGCCCTCGTGGCCGACCGGGTCGCCCCGCCGGCGCGGGCGGCCTTCGAGCCCGTCTGGTCGGCCGTCGCCCCCGCGCTCGTGGAGCGGGCGCGCCCCGGTGACCTCGTGCTCACCATCGGCGCCGGGGACGTCACCGCGGTCGCGGCGGAGGTGCTGGCCCTCCTGGAGGCCCGTGCGGCCGGCGGGCCTGGGAAGGGCTCCGGTCCCGGCGAGGAGGCCACGGCGTGA
- a CDS encoding cell division protein SepF → MAGALHKSMVWMGLREDDPRYAESRDLDVDTWDEGEDEEVVDESEYRAEVTPITRDRSVSRFTPAPAADLRRITTIHPRTYNEAKAIGECFRGGVPVIMNLTDMSDADAKRLVDFSAGLVFGLHGNIERVTNKVFLLSPAHVEVTGEPVGQVKAVFNQS, encoded by the coding sequence ATGGCTGGAGCGCTGCACAAGTCGATGGTGTGGATGGGGCTGCGCGAGGACGACCCGCGCTACGCCGAGTCGCGCGACCTCGACGTCGACACCTGGGACGAGGGGGAGGACGAGGAGGTCGTGGACGAGTCCGAGTACCGGGCCGAGGTGACGCCGATCACGCGCGACCGCTCGGTCTCCCGATTCACCCCGGCTCCCGCGGCGGACCTGCGCCGCATCACCACGATCCACCCCCGCACCTACAACGAGGCCAAGGCCATCGGTGAGTGCTTCCGCGGCGGCGTGCCGGTGATCATGAACCTGACGGACATGTCCGACGCCGACGCCAAGCGCCTCGTCGACTTCTCCGCCGGCCTCGTCTTCGGCCTGCACGGCAACATCGAGCGCGTCACCAACAAGGTCTTCCTGCTCTCCCCGGCGCACGTCGAGGTCACCGGTGAGCCGGTCGGCCAGGTCAAGGCGGTCTTCAACCAGTCCTGA
- a CDS encoding cell division protein FtsQ/DivIB: MSPAGRRPPVPVRRPAAPRPQRAPRPGPDPVEAGPSDHALRLPETGPAAGPATRPAPRTEPHAEHQRPHAGEPARPPVRGGRAGRPSGEAPTAPRDPAARRRLVWRVVGVAVLVVAVVGLAAWALLFSSLTALRDVEVTGADRTGAPAVQEAAADQLGLPLLRVDTGAVTARVERLPWVASVQVHRGFAHRLEVAVVEKTPVAAVPAPGGAPGVVLLDGDGVTITTADAAPDGVPLVQVDPSRADAVRAASAVALALPVSLREQVSAVTATGPDDVRLALRDGKEVVWGGPGDDELKARVAALLLPRDGVRRVDVSAPLAPATAP; encoded by the coding sequence GTGAGCCCCGCAGGCCGGCGTCCGCCGGTGCCCGTCCGCCGGCCCGCGGCGCCGCGCCCGCAGCGGGCGCCCCGCCCCGGCCCCGACCCGGTCGAGGCCGGCCCGTCGGACCACGCGCTGCGGCTGCCGGAGACCGGCCCCGCCGCCGGCCCTGCCACCCGTCCCGCACCCCGGACCGAGCCGCACGCCGAGCACCAGCGGCCGCACGCGGGCGAGCCCGCTCGGCCCCCTGTGCGCGGCGGCCGCGCCGGCAGACCGTCGGGGGAGGCCCCGACCGCCCCGCGCGACCCCGCTGCCCGCCGCCGGCTCGTCTGGCGCGTGGTGGGCGTGGCCGTGCTCGTCGTCGCCGTCGTGGGTCTGGCGGCGTGGGCGCTGCTCTTCAGCTCGCTGACGGCCCTGCGCGACGTCGAGGTGACCGGAGCTGACCGCACCGGTGCCCCGGCCGTCCAGGAGGCCGCTGCCGACCAGCTGGGGCTGCCCCTGCTGCGGGTCGACACCGGCGCGGTCACCGCGCGCGTCGAGCGGCTGCCGTGGGTGGCCTCGGTGCAGGTGCACCGGGGCTTCGCGCACCGCCTCGAGGTGGCCGTGGTGGAGAAGACGCCCGTCGCGGCCGTGCCGGCCCCCGGCGGTGCACCGGGCGTCGTCCTCCTCGACGGCGACGGGGTCACCATCACCACCGCGGACGCAGCCCCCGACGGCGTCCCGCTGGTCCAGGTCGACCCGTCGCGCGCCGACGCCGTGCGCGCCGCCTCGGCGGTGGCGCTGGCCCTTCCGGTGTCGCTGCGCGAGCAGGTGTCGGCGGTGACGGCGACCGGTCCCGACGACGTGCGGCTGGCGCTGCGCGACGGCAAGGAGGTCGTCTGGGGCGGCCCGGGAGACGACGAGCTCAAGGCCCGCGTGGCGGCGCTCCTGCTGCCGCGCGACGGCGTGCGCCGGGTGGACGTCAGCGCTCCGCTGGCTCCTGCCACCGCCCCCTGA
- a CDS encoding RluA family pseudouridine synthase, whose translation MPDVRSLPVPDGLDGERLDAGLSRLLGLSRSRVAEVAESGGVELDGAVVGKSERLRAGAWLSVTLPDPPSAPRVVAEPVDGLRVVHDDDDLVVVDKPVGVAAHPSPGWTGPTVIGGLAAVGYRISTSGAAERQGVVHRLDVGTSGLMVVAKSEHAYSVLKDAFRERTVEKTYHALVQGHPDPTAGTVDAPIGRHPSSDWKWAVTAEGKPSVTHYETLEAFRSATLLEVHLETGRTHQIRVHMSALRHPCCGDLTYGADPALAQRLGLTRQWLHAVGLAFHHPATGEWTAFASPYPADLQGALDVLADPV comes from the coding sequence GTGCCCGACGTGCGCTCCCTCCCCGTTCCTGACGGGCTCGACGGCGAACGGCTCGACGCCGGCCTCTCGCGGCTGCTGGGACTGTCCCGCTCCCGCGTGGCCGAGGTCGCCGAGTCCGGGGGCGTCGAGCTGGACGGCGCGGTGGTCGGCAAGTCCGAGCGCCTGCGCGCCGGCGCGTGGCTGTCGGTGACCCTGCCCGACCCGCCGTCGGCGCCGCGCGTCGTCGCCGAGCCGGTGGACGGCCTGCGGGTCGTCCACGACGACGACGACCTCGTGGTGGTCGACAAGCCCGTCGGCGTCGCCGCGCACCCCTCTCCGGGGTGGACCGGGCCGACCGTCATCGGCGGGCTCGCCGCTGTGGGCTACCGCATCTCCACCTCCGGCGCCGCCGAGCGCCAGGGCGTGGTGCACCGCCTCGACGTCGGCACGTCCGGCCTCATGGTGGTGGCCAAGAGCGAGCACGCCTACTCCGTGCTCAAGGACGCCTTCCGCGAGCGGACGGTCGAGAAGACCTACCACGCGCTGGTGCAGGGCCACCCCGACCCGACGGCCGGCACCGTCGACGCGCCCATCGGCCGCCACCCCTCTTCGGACTGGAAGTGGGCCGTCACCGCTGAGGGCAAGCCCAGCGTCACCCACTACGAGACGCTCGAGGCGTTCCGCTCGGCCACGCTGCTCGAGGTGCACCTGGAGACGGGCCGCACCCACCAGATCCGCGTGCACATGAGCGCGCTGCGCCACCCGTGCTGCGGTGACCTCACCTACGGCGCCGACCCGGCGCTCGCGCAGCGGCTGGGTCTGACCCGGCAGTGGCTGCACGCCGTGGGCCTCGCCTTCCACCACCCGGCGACGGGGGAGTGGACGGCGTTCGCCAGCCCGTACCCGGCCGACCTGCAGGGCGCGCTCGACGTCCTCGCCGACCCCGTCTGA
- the lspA gene encoding signal peptidase II — MPAEGTDGLGHARRVKARRLRRFLAAVALVGLAADQVTKALAVALLTPGEPVPVLGQVLQLVLLRNPGAAFSFATGATWIFTIIATVVVVAVLRVSRKIGSRAWALALGLLLAGATGNLVDRLVRAPGFARGHVVDFLALPNWPVFNVADSMICTAAALIVVLALRGVEIDGRRAGGRSSRSERA, encoded by the coding sequence GTGCCCGCCGAGGGGACGGACGGGCTCGGCCACGCCCGGCGGGTGAAGGCGCGGCGCCTGCGCCGCTTCCTCGCCGCGGTGGCGCTGGTCGGCCTCGCGGCTGACCAGGTCACCAAGGCGCTCGCCGTCGCCCTGCTCACGCCGGGGGAGCCCGTGCCCGTGCTCGGGCAGGTCCTGCAGCTGGTGCTGCTGCGCAACCCCGGAGCGGCGTTCTCCTTCGCGACCGGGGCCACCTGGATCTTCACGATCATCGCGACCGTCGTCGTCGTCGCCGTCCTGCGGGTCTCCCGCAAGATCGGCAGCCGCGCCTGGGCGCTGGCGCTGGGGCTGCTGCTGGCCGGCGCCACCGGCAACCTCGTGGACCGCCTGGTGCGCGCCCCCGGTTTCGCCCGCGGTCACGTGGTCGACTTCCTGGCCCTGCCGAACTGGCCCGTGTTCAACGTGGCCGACTCCATGATCTGCACCGCGGCGGCCCTCATCGTCGTCCTCGCGCTGCGGGGCGTCGAGATCGACGGGCGGCGGGCCGGTGGCCGCAGCAGCCGCTCAGAGAGGGCGTGA